ACGGCAACGCTTGACGCAGCACTTGCCCCAGGCGCTCGCCAGCCAAATCGCGACCCTGGCCTATGTTGTGGTCGGCATCGGTTGCAGCATGTCTGCCCAAATCGGCAAGATTGCGCGCGCCATGCCGCTCGATACGACCCACGCGGCAAAAGAACAGCGCATCCGGCGCTTGCTCGACAACGCGCGCCTGACCCAAGCCGATCATTATCAGGCACTCGCGAAAGCCGCCTTAACCGGGCTGCAGGGGCAACGCGTCAACCTGTTGATTGACCGCGTCCTGCTGCAGGATCACCACAACATCCTGGTGGTCAGTGTCGGCTTTCGGCGCCGCAGCTTGCCAGTGGCCTGGCTGGCGTTGCCGCATCGGGGGGCCAGTGGCCTGGCCGATCAGCAGACCCTCCTGCAGCAGGCGTTGGCGGTGTTGCCGCCCCGTGTCCGCGTGACGATCCATGGCGATAGTGAGTTCCGCAGCCAGGAGTTATTCAGCTGGCTGCGCGATCTGGGCCACCATGGCATGTTAGGCGTGACTGGTGCGACGCTGGTGGCGCTGACGCCCAGCAGCACCCCAGCCGCCCTAACGACGTGGCTGCCCCATCGCGCGAGCGTGGCGTATCTGAGCGGCGTCTATCTCACCGAAGGGTGCCACGGTCCGGTCCAAGTGCTGGCATGGTGGGCCAAAGACGACGATGGCAAATGGATCGTGCGCGCCGTGATGACGGATCTGCCGGCCACCTGGCAGACGTATCGCTGGGGACGGCGGCGCATGTGGATTGAGACGGTCTTTCGCGACTGGCAGAGCGGGGGCTTTCACCTGGATCGGAGCGGCATCACCGATCGCGACCGCTTTGCCAACCTGCTGCTGCCGCTGGTGATTGCGTATTTGTGGCTGGTCGCAATCGGGCGCTGGGTGGTCAAACGCGGCTATCGCCACCTGGTCGATGATAGCCCAGCCCACAGCTGGAAGTACAGCTTGTTCCAAATCGGCGTGGCCTGGACGGAACGGCTGGCGGCCTACACGCAACCGATACCCATTTCCTTTAAATTGTATACGTAATCGTGTCAATTGATGAAACCCTTTGAGGGCGCGAACCCCGTGCCGCTGCGGGTGTAGGCATACACACCGGCGCCGGGGCCGAGCAGGAAGCTCGTGCCCTGGCTCGTCAGCAGCTCGGCATCGTACGAGCCGGCCACCAGATCGAGCGCACCGTCGCCGTCGAGGTCGCCCCAGGCCATGGCATAGGCCGGGCGCGCCACATTCGGCAGCAATGTCTGCACGAAGCGCGCGGCCGGGTCGCCGGTGTTGCGCCAGTAGGCCGGCGCGGCCTGGCGGCGCGTGAACACCATGTCGGGCCGGCCATCGCCATCGACATCGACAATATTGACGGCGCGCGCGTCGCCCTGGGGCATGCGCTCGGTGCGGAAGTGCAGGCCGCCCTGGTTCCAGAGGATCGTATTCGGGCCGTAGCTATTCGCCAGCACCACCTCGGGCCGCCCGTCGCCGTCGAGGTCGTCGATCGCCACACCCGAGCCGTTGCCCTCGAACATGCGCGCGATCCGCGCCGGTGCGGCGGTGGTGTGATCGAGATCGTGCGCGGCGAATGTGCCGGTACACGCCGCCGGGCTGGCCAGCGCGCTGGCCTGTGCCGCCACCGCCGTGCGCCCGCGCAGCGGCACCAGCGGCGCATAGCGCACCAGCGCCGGCTGGCCGCAGCCGGCCAGCAGCGCCGCCGCGAGCAGTATGATGATGCGGCGATTTTTTCTGGGAAGCATCACACTATACGACGTGAAACTTAACACTCAACACTCAACACTTGGAGCTTCACTAGCGCCCGCCCATGCCCGACATAGCAATGCCGCGGATGAACCAGCGCTGGCCGATCATATACACGATCAGCACGGGCAGCATCGCGATCACCGAGCCGGCCATCAGCAAGTTCCACTCGACTTTGAACTGGCCCTGGAAGGTGCTCAGCCCGACCGGCAGTGTACGCATCAGCGGCGAGTTGGTCACGATCAGCGGCCACAGGAAATCGTTCCAGGTGTTCAGCGACACAAAGATCGCCAGCGCGGCCAGCACCGGCCCGCTCAGCGGCAGGATCACGCTCCACCAGATCCGCAGCGACGAGGCGCCATCGATCCGCGCGGCCTCGTCGAGGTCGAACGGAATACCCAGGAAATACTGGCGCAGCAGAAACGTGCTGAAGGCCGAGAACGCCGGCGGCAGGATCAGCGCCTGGTAGGTATCGTACCAGCCCAGCAGGCGCACCAGGATGAAGTTCGGGATCATGGTGATCTGGAACGGGATCATCAGGGTTGCCAGGTAGAGCAGAAACAGCGCGGTGCGGCCGCGGAAGCGCAGGCGTGCGAACGCGAACGCCGCCAGCGACGACGTGATAATCTGCAGCACGGTCACGCTGATCGTCACGATCAGGCTGTTCAGGTAGAAGCGCCCGAACGGCATGGCCGCGACCGTCCGGCTGTAGTTGCTCCAGGCGATCGTTTTGGGAATCCAGATCGGCGGGTAGGCGAACGTCTCGGCCGGTGTCTTGAGCGAGGTGCTGAGCATCCAGATGAACGGCAGCAGCATCACCACGCTGCCGAGCAGCAGCAGCACGTGTAGCGCCAGCCCAGCCCAGCGCGATTGGATGCGCCGCTGTGGGCGCTCGGCGAACAGATCCGTGGCCATGGCTAGGCCTCCCCGGCTTCGTAGTGAACCCAGCGCTTCTGCAGCCGGTTCTGGATCAGCGTACACGCGAAGATAAACGCGAACAGCACCCACGCACCGGCCGAGGCCTTGCCCATCTGGCTATACTTGAACGCGGCCTGGTAGATATAGAACACGATCGACATGGTTGCGCCGGCCGGGCCACCCTGGCCGCGCGTCATCACGAACGGCTCGCTGAATAGCTGGAATGCGCCGATCATCTGGATGATCAGCAGGAAGAACGTGGTCGGGCTGATCAGCGGCAGCGTGATGCTGCGCAGGCGCTGCCAGGCGCTGGCGCCATCGACTTTGGCGGCGTCGTAGAGCTCTTCGGGCACGGCCTGCAGGCCGGCCAGGTAGATCACCATGGTGAAGCCCATGTTCTTCCACACCGTCAGCAGCACGATCGCCGGCTTGGCCCAGGCCGAGCTATTCAGCCAGTCGGGCGGCGCGATCGGCAGGCCGGTGATGTCGCCGAGCCACCAGAAGATCGCGCTGATCACCCCGAAGTCGCGGTTGAACATCCACTGGAAGATCAGCGCCGCCGCCACCACGCTGCTGACCACCGGCATGAAGTAGATCAGCCGGTAGATCTTGACACCGCGCAGGCCCTGGTTCAGCGCCAGCGCGATCGTCAGGCCGGCCAGCAGCTGCAGCGGCACGATCGTCACGGCGTAGAATAGCGTGTTGCTAAACGCCTGGAAGAACAGCGGGTCGCGCGTGAAGATTTCGGTGTAGTTGCCCAGGCCGATGAACACCGGTGGGTTGAGCAGGTTCCAGCGCACCAGGCTAAGTGCCAGCGAGGCCAGCACCGGCCCGACGATAAACAGCACAAAGCCCAGGAAGCTCGGCAGCAGGAACAGGTAGGCTTCGCGCTGGTGGCCCGGCCGCCAGCCGCGCCTGCTTGGGCGGCGCTGCGCCGCCGAGGTAGTCTTTTCCGCTCGTGTAGCCATGTTTCACCTAGCGCGCGGCCTGCTTTAGCCCCGGCGTGCCCCGCCGCGCGCGCCTGCGCCGGCTCGGGCCACCCTTACGCCCATGCCAGGGCTTACTCGGCGTGTATGCCTGCGGCGGCGTGCTTTCTTGTTCGCTGGCTGCCGGTTTGTGCGCTCGCAACCCGCACAAACCGGCAGCCAGAACCATGCGCTACCGCCTGCGGCCACCCGCGCAGCTTACGGCTTGGGGTAGCCCTTGTCCTTCAAAAACGCGTCGGCCTGGCTGCAGATCGCCGTGGCCGCGTCGGCCGGGCTTTGCTCGCCGGCCCAGACCTTCTGCAGGCCGGGTTCGATGATCGACCCGCTCAGCTCGTCCCAGTCGGGGAAGTAGCCGAACGCGCCAACCTTGGCCGCCTGGCCTTCGGTCAGGAACGCCTGCTTATTCGCCGGTGGCGCCGTCTGCTTCAGGAACACGTCGTTGGCTACACTCTGCAGCGCCGGGAAGATCTCGCCCGACTGCGTGTACAGCTTCTCGCCGCCCTCGGTGCTCTGCAGCCAGCTCAAGAACTCCCATGCCGCGTCTTTATTGTCGCTCTTGGCCGACATAACCCAGGCTGCGCCGCCCGCACCATTAGCGCGCTGGCCGTCTTTCGGGATCGGCGCGGCCGCGACATCGTAGTTCAGGTTGGCGGCGTTGAAGGCCGACACGCGGCTCGAGTTCTGCAGGATCATGGCCGCCTGGCCGCTCTGGAACACTGCCGCGTCGCCGCCGGCCTGGCTCAGCGCGGCGTCGCGCATGGCCAGGTTCTTGTTCATCAGGTCGCTGAAGAAGGTCAATCCTGCCAGCGCCTTCGGCTCGGCCAGCGTACACTTCGACGGGTTGCGCATGTCGTCGAGGATGCTGCCGCCGCTCTGCATCACGAACTTCGACCACTTGCCACCCTCGGCGGCCAAGGCATAGCGCGTGACGCGGCCGTTGGCCTCGATCTTCGCCAGCTTCTGGGCGGCGGCCAGGAAGTCGTCCCAGGTCCAGTCGTTGGTCGGGTAGGCTACGCCGGCCTCGTCGAAGATCGCCTTGTTGTAGTAGATCACGTTGGTCTCGATGTCGCGCGGGAAGCCGTAGACCTTGCCGGCGTAGCTGGCCGACTCGAGCAGCGCCGGCCAGTAGTCGCCCACATTATAGTTGCTCTTCTGGATGTACGGCGTCAGGTCTTCCAGCACGCCGGTGGCGGCGTAGCTGGGCGTCGGCCATAGGAACAGCACGTCGGGGATCTGGGCCGAGTCGCCGCTGGCCCACAGCGTCTTCAGCTTGGTGAAGTAGTCGTCCCAGGGCTGGTGCCAAACCTCAACCTTAATGCTCGGGTGGGTCTTCATAAACTCAGCCGCGACCTTCTCGTGGCTGGCCTTTTCTTCGGGGCTGCCCCAGAAGCCCCAGGTGATCGTGGTGGTTGTGGCAGCCGGCGCGGCGGTCGCCTCGGCGGCTGGTGCCGGCGTGGGCACTGCCGTAGCCGCAGCCGGCGCGGCGGTTGGTGCGGCCGGGGCACTGGTGGCCGCGCCACCGCTGGGCGGGCTGGCACCACCGCAGGCTGCCAGCGCCACCAGCGCGATCAGCAGCAGCGGCAGCAGCCGTGAGAATCGGTACGAGAACATACGGTGTCCTCCTTTGTATAGTGGCCCGGCACAATCAGGTGATGTGCGGGCAGGATCCCCGATTGGGTGGTGTGGTTGCCCTATTATAGCGCAGGCACGGCGGTAGTACGAGCGCCACGGGTGCAATTATGCACGTGGCTTACGCAGCCGGCCTATCGCGCCTGCGGCGAGCAGGCGCGTTCTGGCTTTACGGGGGCCACCGCGCAAATCCTGTTATGGGCAGGAATTACGCAGTCGGCGTTTTTTTGCCTGCGGCAGCAAGGTACGTTTCTGTCCTATTGTTTTCGGTTTTTGCGCTCGCAGAGCGCAAAAACCGAAAACCAAAACGATGCAGTAGCGCTACGCAAACCCTGTTATTGAGTAAATAGACCAAGGTAGTATATAATGTACGCTCGATTGGGCTGGCGTGTCAAGCGGCCGCGCGGCGGCTAGACTGGCCCACCGCCCGGCCGCACGACCAGGTCGTTCACCTCGGCGGCCACCGCAGCGGCCGGCTTCGCCGCCAGCAGCGCGTCGAATAGTGGCAGCGTGCCGGCGTGGAGCGCGTGGTCGGCGTAAAGGTACATTGCGGCCGACCAGGCCTGCTGCGCGTAGCCCATGGGGTGGCCGCTGCCGCCGTGCATCCACTCGTTAAACTCCCATTCGTCGTTGAGGCCCTGGCGGTTGGCCTTGGCCAGGCGCACGAGCGTGCGTTCGGCCTCGCTCTGCCATTGGTGGCGCACCAGCGCTGCCACGTGAAAGCCGCCGATCATCGGCCAGATGCCGCCGTTGTGATACTGGTGCGGAATATTCAAATTGCGGCTGCGGTAGTACTCGCGCCAGTTGCTCTCGCCAGGGTAGATCGGCGGGTGGATGGCCTTGGTGGGGTAGGGTTCGTGCATGCCGACCTGGTGCATAAAGCGCAAGATATGCTCGGTGCGGTGCCCGTCGGCTACGCCGGTGAGGATCGCCAGCAGGTTGCCCAGGCTGTCGCACCAGTCGCCATACTCGCGAAACGCGACCCACGGCAGGTAGAACGGCCGGCTCGAGATCGTGCCGATGTTGTGGTAGAGCATGAACCATTCCAGCCGGAACGACTTGAGCCGCTCGAGGTGCTCGGCAAAGTGCTCGGCCACCCAGCAGCGATCGATCCACATCAGCGAGTTGAGCCGCTCGTGGATGCCCTGCGCGTCGATCGCCAGCTGATGCCCGCCCGCACCGGCCGGCAGCGCGCGGAACAGCTCGGCGTGCGCCAGCGCGGCCGCGTAGTACAGCACATTATCGTACAGCGTGTTGTAGCGCACCGCCAGCAGATCCATCCAGTTGCCGGCCTCGGGGATCTCGAGCAGCCCGCACTCGTTCATGTCCTGGTACTCGAGCCAGATCATGGCCCGATCGATCGCCGGCCAGTGCCGCTCGAGGAACAGCAGGTCGCCGCTGAGGTTGAAGTACAGGTAGTGGCCGAGCAGGTACCACAGGTTCGAGTCGACCGCGCCGGCGTTCTCGGTGCTGATGAAGCCGGTGTCGGGGTTGACGTTCAGCGAGATCAGGCCGCGCGCCGACTGGTAGGCGCTCATGGTCTCGAGCGCCGCGCGCGCCGTCGCGATCAGCTGGGGGTCGCCGGTGGCCGCCGCGCCCAGGAACACAACTCCGTTATCACGCGTCCAGATCTGTGGGTAGCCGGCGGCCAGCCCCGAGGCGCGAAAGCCGCGCGGCGTGACGCAGCGCCAGATCACCTCAAGGGCGCGCTGGCGCGTTTCGTGGAGCAGCGCATCACTTTTCATGGGCATGTTGCCTTAGCCTGATACCAGGCGCATGTTCAAGTCGACCGACGCAGCCGGTACTGTGTCGGTGGTTTGAAAGGT
The sequence above is drawn from the Candidatus Kouleothrix ribensis genome and encodes:
- a CDS encoding glycogen debranching protein, producing the protein MKSDALLHETRQRALEVIWRCVTPRGFRASGLAAGYPQIWTRDNGVVFLGAAATGDPQLIATARAALETMSAYQSARGLISLNVNPDTGFISTENAGAVDSNLWYLLGHYLYFNLSGDLLFLERHWPAIDRAMIWLEYQDMNECGLLEIPEAGNWMDLLAVRYNTLYDNVLYYAAALAHAELFRALPAGAGGHQLAIDAQGIHERLNSLMWIDRCWVAEHFAEHLERLKSFRLEWFMLYHNIGTISSRPFYLPWVAFREYGDWCDSLGNLLAILTGVADGHRTEHILRFMHQVGMHEPYPTKAIHPPIYPGESNWREYYRSRNLNIPHQYHNGGIWPMIGGFHVAALVRHQWQSEAERTLVRLAKANRQGLNDEWEFNEWMHGGSGHPMGYAQQAWSAAMYLYADHALHAGTLPLFDALLAAKPAAAVAAEVNDLVVRPGGGPV
- a CDS encoding sugar ABC transporter permease — translated: MATRAEKTTSAAQRRPSRRGWRPGHQREAYLFLLPSFLGFVLFIVGPVLASLALSLVRWNLLNPPVFIGLGNYTEIFTRDPLFFQAFSNTLFYAVTIVPLQLLAGLTIALALNQGLRGVKIYRLIYFMPVVSSVVAAALIFQWMFNRDFGVISAIFWWLGDITGLPIAPPDWLNSSAWAKPAIVLLTVWKNMGFTMVIYLAGLQAVPEELYDAAKVDGASAWQRLRSITLPLISPTTFFLLIIQMIGAFQLFSEPFVMTRGQGGPAGATMSIVFYIYQAAFKYSQMGKASAGAWVLFAFIFACTLIQNRLQKRWVHYEAGEA
- a CDS encoding VCBS repeat-containing protein, which translates into the protein MLPRKNRRIIILLAAALLAGCGQPALVRYAPLVPLRGRTAVAAQASALASPAACTGTFAAHDLDHTTAAPARIARMFEGNGSGVAIDDLDGDGRPEVVLANSYGPNTILWNQGGLHFRTERMPQGDARAVNIVDVDGDGRPDMVFTRRQAAPAYWRNTGDPAARFVQTLLPNVARPAYAMAWGDLDGDGALDLVAGSYDAELLTSQGTSFLLGPGAGVYAYTRSGTGFAPSKGFIN
- a CDS encoding sugar ABC transporter substrate-binding protein, whose amino-acid sequence is MFSYRFSRLLPLLLIALVALAACGGASPPSGGAATSAPAAPTAAPAAATAVPTPAPAAEATAAPAATTTTITWGFWGSPEEKASHEKVAAEFMKTHPSIKVEVWHQPWDDYFTKLKTLWASGDSAQIPDVLFLWPTPSYAATGVLEDLTPYIQKSNYNVGDYWPALLESASYAGKVYGFPRDIETNVIYYNKAIFDEAGVAYPTNDWTWDDFLAAAQKLAKIEANGRVTRYALAAEGGKWSKFVMQSGGSILDDMRNPSKCTLAEPKALAGLTFFSDLMNKNLAMRDAALSQAGGDAAVFQSGQAAMILQNSSRVSAFNAANLNYDVAAAPIPKDGQRANGAGGAAWVMSAKSDNKDAAWEFLSWLQSTEGGEKLYTQSGEIFPALQSVANDVFLKQTAPPANKQAFLTEGQAAKVGAFGYFPDWDELSGSIIEPGLQKVWAGEQSPADAATAICSQADAFLKDKGYPKP
- a CDS encoding carbohydrate ABC transporter permease, with translation MATDLFAERPQRRIQSRWAGLALHVLLLLGSVVMLLPFIWMLSTSLKTPAETFAYPPIWIPKTIAWSNYSRTVAAMPFGRFYLNSLIVTISVTVLQIITSSLAAFAFARLRFRGRTALFLLYLATLMIPFQITMIPNFILVRLLGWYDTYQALILPPAFSAFSTFLLRQYFLGIPFDLDEAARIDGASSLRIWWSVILPLSGPVLAALAIFVSLNTWNDFLWPLIVTNSPLMRTLPVGLSTFQGQFKVEWNLLMAGSVIAMLPVLIVYMIGQRWFIRGIAMSGMGGR